A genomic stretch from Aedes albopictus strain Foshan chromosome 2, AalbF5, whole genome shotgun sequence includes:
- the LOC109409990 gene encoding mucin-2: MGFNIVTWLVLFELISLIVGHPALDETLRKHFYGASSEEKVVQNKSEEDDGRAKRLVEEGAVVNGLDPEIMKRYYADDKKKCGCKEKKIEDVTTTAKPKKKKRKTECHSTTTEEPITTSCQCKTTIPITTSCQCRTTTRKPRTSTPTTRRSTTTKKTTTTSSPTSTSTTRKPCTTTLSPSTTTSTTSLTTTTTVTPSTSTSSAPITTTISPVSTTTIASCTTTTSTPISTTTTSLTTTTAAPTTTSTPISTTTTAPATSTTTAVTPTSTTITLTTTTVPTTTTAITSTTALPTTTTTTAAPTTTIVTCVTTPTTAAPTTTTSTSAPTSTTSTTTTHKPLIHRPKRPHYHPIFNPAKPDHPRFPFHPLLPNHLNNDSAASSEDSSDHSLPGPHRHRHPSIYLRPDCTDEETCAQHRDAIRRILRRLNRLGPSDRRSDSELDHGPLKMDTVGLRIPRHRTVGVAPVVMSYDRARDVREDGDGEACRRPEEDRQYLRTLRRAMREVKRSLRMRRNELPQCRDR; encoded by the coding sequence ATGGGCTTCAACATTGTCACGTGGTTAGTGCTGTTTGAGTTGATCTCGCTTATCGTCGGACATCCGGCGTTGGATGAAACGCTGCGAAAGCATTTTTACGGTGCAAGTAGTGAAGAAAAAGTGGTACAAAATAAAAGTGAAGAAGATGATGGTAGAGCAAAGCGTCTAGTGGAAGAGGGGGCTGTTGTTAATGGATTAGATCCAGAAATAATGAAACGTTACTATGCGGATGACAAGAAAAAATGTGGCTGTAAAGAGAAGAAAATAGAAGATGTTACTACTACGGCGAAACCAAAGAAGAAGAAACGGAAAACTGAATGTCATTCAACAACTACAGAAGAGCCCATCACTACCAGTTGTCAGTGTAAGACGACTATACCAATCACAACTAGTTGCCAGTGCAGAACGACTACGAGAAAGCCTAGAACTAGTACCCCAACTACTAGACGTTCAACAACTACAAAAAAAACAACCACAACCAGTAGTCCAACTTCAACTTCAACCACCAGAAAGCCATGTACAACCACTTTAAGCCCATCAACTACAACTTCAACTACTAGTCTTACTACGACTACAACTGTAACACCAAGTACGTCAACATCTTCTGCACCCATTACTACAACTATATCTCCAGTTTCGACTACAACTATTGCTTCATGCACAACAACTACTTCTACGCCAATTTCTACGACAACTACATCCTTAACTACTACTACTGCTGCACCAACAACAACTTCCACACccatatcgactacaacaactgcACCGGCTACTAGTACAACTACTGCTGTTACACCAACATCGACCACAATCACATTAACCACTACAACTGTACCAACAACGACAACGGCTATTACTAGTACTACTGCGTTACCAACAACTACTACTACAACAGCTGCACCTACGACGACTATCGTTACCTGTGTCACGACTCCCACTACTGCTGCACCTACAACAACAACAAGCACATCAGCACCCACATCAACGACCTCAACAACAACCACTCACAAGCCTTTAATCCATCGACCTAAACGGCCCCACTATCATCCTATCTTCAATCCAGCCAAACCGGATCATCCGCGGTTCCCGTTCCATCCATTGCTTCCCAACCACCTTAACAACGATTCAGCTGCCAGTTCGGAGGACAGCAGCGACCATTCATTACCGGGCCCGCACCGGCACCGTCACCCGTCTATCTACCTCCGGCCGGATTGCACCGACGAGGAAACATGCGCCCAGCATCGGGATGCCATCCGGCGTATCCTACGTAGACTGAACCGGCTGGGACCGTCCGATCGAAGGTCGGACTCCGAGTTAGATCACGGTCCGCTGAAGATGGATACGGTGGGGCTGAGGATTCCCCGGCATCGCACAGTGGGAGTGGCTCCGGTTGTGATGAGTTATGATCGGGCACGGGACGTCCGAGAGGATGGCGATGGGGAGGCCTGTCGGAGACCCGAGGAAGATAGGCAGTACTTGCGGACATTGAGACGGGCTATGCGGGAAGTGAAGCGAAGTTTGAGGATGCGGCGAAACGAGTTGCCGCAGTGTAGGGACCGGTGA